GAAGCCGGTAAAGCTGCGCTGGGGGCTTTGGAACGTGCCATCGAAGAATATCGCGAAGGGTTGATAGACGTTATCGTAACAGCTCCGATCAACAAACATACCATTCAGTCGGAAGAGTTTTCATTCCCCGGACATACGGAATATATCGAAGAACGTCTGGGCAATGGTGGTAAGTCATTGATGATTTTGATGAAGAATGACTTCCGGGTGGCTTTGGTGACGACACATATCCCTGTCAGAGAGATCGCGACTACGATTACCAAAGAATTGATTCAGGAGAAACTGATGATATTCCATCGTTGTCTGAAACAGGATTTCGGTATCGGTGCTCCGCGTATTGCGGTGCTCTCTCTCAATCCTCATGCCGGAGACGGTGGTTTGTTGGGAATGGAAGAGCAGGAGGTGATTATCCCTGCCATGAAAGAAATGGAAGAGAAAGGAATCCTTTGCTACGGTCCTTATGCTGCCGACGGCTTTATGGGTTCAGGCAATTATACTCATTTTGACGGTATCCTGGCGATGTATCACGATCAGGGGTTGGCTCCGTTCAAGGCCTTGGCTATGGAAGACGGGGTGAACTATACGGCAGGACTGCCGGTGGTACGTACTTCTCCGGCTCATGGAACGGCATACGATATTGCAGGCAAGGGAGTGGCTTGTGAAGATTCTTTCCGTCAGGCAATCT
The Bacteroides caecimuris DNA segment above includes these coding regions:
- the pdxA gene encoding 4-hydroxythreonine-4-phosphate dehydrogenase PdxA, whose amino-acid sequence is MEDNKIRIGITQGDINGVGYEVILKTFSDPMMLELCTPIIYGSPKVAAYHRKALDIQTNFSIINSATEAVCNRLSVVNCTDDEVKVEFSKLDPEAGKAALGALERAIEEYREGLIDVIVTAPINKHTIQSEEFSFPGHTEYIEERLGNGGKSLMILMKNDFRVALVTTHIPVREIATTITKELIQEKLMIFHRCLKQDFGIGAPRIAVLSLNPHAGDGGLLGMEEQEVIIPAMKEMEEKGILCYGPYAADGFMGSGNYTHFDGILAMYHDQGLAPFKALAMEDGVNYTAGLPVVRTSPAHGTAYDIAGKGVACEDSFRQAIYVAIDVFRNRQREKVARANPLRKQYYEKRDDSDKLKLDTVDED